CAGATCGAACTGCCCCGTGATCTGTGCCCCGAGCAGCTTCAGCGACGACACCCTGCCGGGCAGCGCCGGCGGCCCGTCCAGCAGCAGCCAGGCCACGATGCGGGCCCGTACGCTCCGCTCGGGGCCCCAGGGGTGCCCGCCGTGCGGATCGTCGACCTCCGCGTCACCGCTCCGCAGGTCGTAGACGCTGCCGTTGCGGAAGGCCTGCCACATGCCCGCTTCGGCGCTGGTCAGCCCGTCCGGCAGTTCCCCGGTCAAGGTGGTGCCGTCGACCACGTCTGTCATTCCTTCCCCGTCCTCTTCCCCGTCCCGGCACCGGGTGCGGCTCGCTGCCCCCGGTGCGGTCCGGGGCCGCCGGCGCGTGTGGCCCGGACCGCATGGTGCCGTGGGCGCGCCGGCCCCGGTCCCCGCCGGCGTCCCCGGTGCGTGGCCCCCTGGGCGCCGTGTGCGCCGCGCGGGTCACTCTTCCGTATACGCGCCGTTACTACTAGGCGGTTTCGTACGAAGGTGATGCCCGTTCGGTAACGGCCTGAAAGCCCCTGGTGACGCCCGGTTGTGCCGGAGAAGCGGCCTCTGCCGGACCGGGAGCGGCGGCGTCCGGTGTATCACTGAGTGATACGGGCGTCCGGGCGGTCTCCCAGGTCTGCGAGAATTGACCTTGTGATCTCCCGAATCGATCTGCGCGGTGCCGCCCTCCCCGAGGGCGCCGCTCTGCGCGACCTGCTGCCGCGAGCCGAGTTCGACGTGCAAGCCGCCCTGGAGAAGGTGCGGCCCATCTGTGACGACGTGCATCATCGCGGTTCGGCGGCGGTCCTCGAATGGGGGGAGAAGTTCGACGGGGTGCGCCCGGAGCGGCTGAGGGTGCCCGCCGACGCGCTCCGGGCGGCGCTTGAGGACCTCGATCCCGCGGTGCGCGCCGCCCTGGAGGAGTCCGTGCGGCGCGCCCGCCTCGTGCACCGCGAGCAGCGCCGCACCGCCGTCACCACCCAGGTCGTGCCGGGCGGCACGGTCACGGAGAAGTGGGTGCCCGTCGGCCGCGTCGGCCTCTACGTCCCCGGCGGCCGCTCGGTCTACCCGTCGTCCGTGGTGATGAACGTGGTGCCCGCGCAGGAGGCGGGCGTCGAGTCCGTCGCCGTCGCCTCGCCCCCGCAGCGCGGCCAGGACTCCAGTGCCTACAGCGCCTTCAACGGGTTGCCGCACCCGACGATCCTCGCCGCCTGCGCGCTGCTCGGCGTCGACGAGGTCTACGCCGCGGGCGGTGCCCAGGCCGTCGCGATGTTCGCGTACGGCACCGAGGACTGCCCCCAGGCCGACCTCGTCACCGGTCCCGGGAACATCTACGTCGCCGCCGCCAAGCGCCTCCTCAAGGGCCGCATCGGCATCGACGCCGAGGCCGGACCCACCGAGATCGCCGTGCTCGCCGACGACACCGCCGACCCGGTGCACGTCGCCTCCGACCTGATCAGCCAGGCCGAGCACGACCCGATGGCCGCCGCCGTGCTGGTCACCCACTCCCTGGAGCTGGCCGAGGCCGTCGAGCGCGAGCTGAAGCCGCAGACCGCCGCCACCAAGCACGTCGAGGACCGCATCGCGCCCGCCCTGGCGGGCCGGCAGTCCGCGATCGTGCTGGTCGACGGCCTGGAGGAGGGCCTGCGCGTGGTCGACGCGTACGCCGCGGAGCACCTGGAGATCCAGACCGCCGACGCCTCCGCGGTCGCCGAGCGGGTGCGCAACGCCGGCGCGATCTTCGTCGGCCCCTGGGCGCCCGTCTCGCTGGGCGACTACTGCGCGGGCTCGAACCACGTCCTGCCCACCGGCGGCTGCGCCTGCCACTCCTCGGGCCTGTCCGTCCAGTCCTTCCTGCGCGGCATCCACATCGTCGACTACACCCGCCAGGCGCTCGCCGAGGTGGCCCACCACGTCGTGACGCTCGCCGAGGCCGAGGACCTGCCCGCGCACGGCGCCGCCATCAAGGCGCGGTTCGGATGGAAGGTGCCCAGCGCATGACCGGCACGGACACCCCGGGGAGCGCCTCCGCCTCCCGCGCCGGCACGGACACCGCCCGCGTGACGCGCCTCGACGACCTGCCGGTGCGCGACGAACTGCGCGGCCAGAGCCCCTACGGCGCCCCCCAGCTCGACGTACCCGTCCGGCTGAACACCAACGAGAACCCCTACCCGCTGCCGGAACCGCTCGTCGAGCGCATCGCCGAGCGGGTCCGCGAGGTCGCCCGCGACCTCAACCGCTACCCGGACCGCGACGCCGTCGAGCTGCGCGCCGCCCTCGCGGAGTACCTGGTCAGGACGGGCCCGGCGGACGCCCCCGAGCTGGGCGTCGCGCAGGTCTGGGCGGCCAACGGCTCGAACGAGGTCATCCAGCAGCTGCTCCAGGTCTTCGGCGGCCCCGGCCGCACCGCCCTGGGCTTCGAGCCGTCCTACTCGATGCACAGCCTCATCGCCCGCGGCACCGGCACGGCCTGGATCTGCGGGCCGCGCTCCGCCGACTTCACCATCGACCCCGACGCGGCCGTCCGCGCCATCGCCGAGCACCGCCCGGACGTGGTCTTCGTCACCACGCCGAACAACCCGACGGGCAACGCGGTGCCCATGGAGACGGTCCTCGCGATCCACGACGCCGCGCAGCGGGCCAAGCCGTCCATGGTGATCGTCGACGAGGCGTACATCGAGTTCAGCCACGGCGCCTCGCTGCTGCCCCTGCTCGCCGGGCGGCCCCACCTGGTGCTGTCGCGCACCATGTCCAAGGCGTTCGGCGCGGCCGGCCTGCGGCTCGGCTACCTCGCCGCGGACCCGGCGGTGGTGGACGCCGTGCAGCTCGTCCGCCTGCCGTACCACCTCTCGTCGGTCACCCAGGCCACCGCCCTCGCCGCCCTGGAGCACACCGACACGCTCCTGAAGTACGTCGAGCGGCTCAAGGACGAGCGCGACAGGCTGGTGGCGGAACTGCGTACGATCGGATACGAGGTGACCGAGTCGGACGCGAACTTCGTACAGTTCGGACGGTTCGACGGTCCCGGAGGCGCGCACGCCGCCTGGCGGAGCATCCTCGACCGTGGCGTCCTGGTCAGGGACAACGGCGTGCCGGGCTGGCTGCGGGTGTCCACCGGCACCCCTGAGGAGAACGACGCGTTCCTCGATGCGGTGCGCGATCTGAAGAAGGAGCAGGAGCAAGGCGGATGAGCCGCATCGGACGAGTGGAACGCACCACCAAGGAAACCTCGACCGTGGTCGAGATCGACCTCGACGGCACCGGGCAGGTCGCCGTCTCCACCGGGGTCGGCTTCTACGACCACATGCTCGACCAGCTCGGCAGGCACGGCCTGTTCGACCTGAGCGTGAAGACCGAGGGCGACCTGCACATCGACTCGCACCACACCATCGAGGACACCGCGCTCGCCCTCGGCGGCGCGTTCAGGCAGGCCCTCGGCGACAAGGTGGGCATCTACCGCTTCGGCACCTGCTCCGTGCCGCTCGACGAGTCGCTCGCCCAGGTCACCGTGGACCTCTCGGGCCGCCCCTACCTGGTGCACAGCGAGCCCGGGAACATGGCTCCGATGATCGGGTCCTACGACACCACGATGACCCGGCACATCCTGGAGTCCTTCGTCGCCCAGGCCCAGGTGGCCCTGCACGTCCACGTCCCCTACGGGCGCAACGCACACCACATCGTGGAGTGCCAGTTCAAGGCGCTGGCCCGTGCCCTGCGCCACGCCAGCGAACGCGATCCGCGGGCCGCCGGCATCCTCCCGTCCACGAAGGGCGCCCTGTAGCCATGAACGTACCCTCCACGGCCCTCATCCTCATCGGGCTGTTCCTCGTCGGCGGCATCATCTCCTTCGTGCGGCAGAAGATGCCGCGCGGCCTGATCATGCTGCTCTCCCTCGGCGCCGGGCTGTGCCTGGTCGCCGGGGTGATGCGACTGGCGGTGTGGAGTTGAGCCCTGGCACGTCCCCCAAGCGGGTCGTCGTCTTCGACTACGGCTTCGGGAACGTCCGCTCCGCGGAGCGCGCCGTCGCCCGGGCCGGGGCGGAGGTCGAGATCACCCGCGACTACCGGGCGGCCATGGAGGCCGACGGCCTGCTGGTGCCCGGGGTGGGTGCCTTCGCCGCCTGCATGAAGGGGCTGAAGGAGGCCCGCGGCGACTGGATCGTCGACCGCCGGCTGTCCGGAGGGCGGCCCGTGATGGGGATCTGCGTCGGCATGCAGATCCTGTTCGCGAGCGGCATCGAGCACGGCGTGCAGAGCGACGGCCTCGCCGAGTGGCCCGGCACCGTCGAACCGCTGGAGGCCGACGTCGTCCCCCACATGGGCTGGAACACCGTGGAGCCGCCGGCCGACTCCGAGCTGTTCGCGGGCGTCGACCCCGGCGCCCGGTTCTACTTCGTGCACTCCTACGCCGTCCGGAACTGGACCATGGAGGTCACGAACCCCGCCATACGCCCGCCCAAGGTCACCTGGTCGACGCACGGCGCCCCGTTCGTGTCCGCCGTCG
The nucleotide sequence above comes from Streptomyces sp. TS71-3. Encoded proteins:
- a CDS encoding histidinol-phosphate transaminase; this encodes MTGTDTPGSASASRAGTDTARVTRLDDLPVRDELRGQSPYGAPQLDVPVRLNTNENPYPLPEPLVERIAERVREVARDLNRYPDRDAVELRAALAEYLVRTGPADAPELGVAQVWAANGSNEVIQQLLQVFGGPGRTALGFEPSYSMHSLIARGTGTAWICGPRSADFTIDPDAAVRAIAEHRPDVVFVTTPNNPTGNAVPMETVLAIHDAAQRAKPSMVIVDEAYIEFSHGASLLPLLAGRPHLVLSRTMSKAFGAAGLRLGYLAADPAVVDAVQLVRLPYHLSSVTQATALAALEHTDTLLKYVERLKDERDRLVAELRTIGYEVTESDANFVQFGRFDGPGGAHAAWRSILDRGVLVRDNGVPGWLRVSTGTPEENDAFLDAVRDLKKEQEQGG
- the hisB gene encoding imidazoleglycerol-phosphate dehydratase HisB, whose translation is MSRIGRVERTTKETSTVVEIDLDGTGQVAVSTGVGFYDHMLDQLGRHGLFDLSVKTEGDLHIDSHHTIEDTALALGGAFRQALGDKVGIYRFGTCSVPLDESLAQVTVDLSGRPYLVHSEPGNMAPMIGSYDTTMTRHILESFVAQAQVALHVHVPYGRNAHHIVECQFKALARALRHASERDPRAAGILPSTKGAL
- the hisH gene encoding imidazole glycerol phosphate synthase subunit HisH, with amino-acid sequence MELSPGTSPKRVVVFDYGFGNVRSAERAVARAGAEVEITRDYRAAMEADGLLVPGVGAFAACMKGLKEARGDWIVDRRLSGGRPVMGICVGMQILFASGIEHGVQSDGLAEWPGTVEPLEADVVPHMGWNTVEPPADSELFAGVDPGARFYFVHSYAVRNWTMEVTNPAIRPPKVTWSTHGAPFVSAVENGALWGTQFHPEKSGDAGAQLLTNWIETL
- the hisD gene encoding histidinol dehydrogenase — encoded protein: MISRIDLRGAALPEGAALRDLLPRAEFDVQAALEKVRPICDDVHHRGSAAVLEWGEKFDGVRPERLRVPADALRAALEDLDPAVRAALEESVRRARLVHREQRRTAVTTQVVPGGTVTEKWVPVGRVGLYVPGGRSVYPSSVVMNVVPAQEAGVESVAVASPPQRGQDSSAYSAFNGLPHPTILAACALLGVDEVYAAGGAQAVAMFAYGTEDCPQADLVTGPGNIYVAAAKRLLKGRIGIDAEAGPTEIAVLADDTADPVHVASDLISQAEHDPMAAAVLVTHSLELAEAVERELKPQTAATKHVEDRIAPALAGRQSAIVLVDGLEEGLRVVDAYAAEHLEIQTADASAVAERVRNAGAIFVGPWAPVSLGDYCAGSNHVLPTGGCACHSSGLSVQSFLRGIHIVDYTRQALAEVAHHVVTLAEAEDLPAHGAAIKARFGWKVPSA